One stretch of Mangifera indica cultivar Alphonso chromosome 9, CATAS_Mindica_2.1, whole genome shotgun sequence DNA includes these proteins:
- the LOC123226057 gene encoding agamous-like MADS-box protein MADS2 isoform X1 yields the protein MGRGRVELKRIENKINRQVTFAKRRNGLLKKAYELSVLCDAEVALIIFSSRGKLYEFCSSSSMLKTLERYQKCTYGAMEVNKPAEELESSYREYLKLKTRFEALQRTQRNLLGEDLGPLGTKELEQLERQLESSLKLVRSTKTQYMLDQFSDLQNKEQLLIEANRALTVKLEEINAKTQIRSSWEDSEHNISYAPQHPQTQDLYQPIECNPTLQIGYTYIHICIYIYSLSFLFILYGFWHCRYTPVVSDQITATSHAAQQVNGFIPGWML from the exons ATGGGGAGAGGAAGAGTTGAGTTGAAGAGGATAGAGAACAAGATAAACAGGCAAGTCACATTTGCCAAGAGAAGAAATGGGCTGTTGAAGAAAGCTTATGAACTTTCTGTTCTCTGTGATGCTGAAGTCGCCCTCATCATTTTCTCCAGCCGTGGCAAGCTCTATGAGTTCTGCAGCTCCTCTAG CATGCTCAAGACCCTTGAGAGGTACCAGAAATGCACCTATGGTGCGATGGAAGTAAATAAACCAGCCGAGGAACTCGAG AGTAGCTATCGCGAGTACTTGAAACTCAAAACCAGATTTGAGGCCCTCCAGCGAACTCAGAG GAATCTACTGGGGGAAGACTTGGGGCCTCTTGGAACAAAGGAGTTGGAGCAGCTTGAGCGGCAGTTAGAGTCATCCTTAAAGCTTGTTCGATCCACTAAG ACCCAGTATATGCTGGACCAATTCAGTGATCTCCAAAACAAG GAGCAGTTGCTAATTGAAGCCAACCGAGCTTTGACTGTAAAG TTGGAAGAAATCAATGCAAAAACCCAGATTCGCTCATCATGGGAAGACAGTGAGCACAACATTTCATATGCTCCTCAGCATCCTCAGACTCAAGACTTGTACCAGCCCATAGAATGCAATCCCACTTTGCAAATAgggtatacatacatacatatatgtatatatatatatagtttgtcatttttatttatattatatggtttTTGGCATTGCAGGTACACTCCTGTGGTTTCTGATCAGATAACTGCGACGTCTCATGCTGCCCAGCAAGTGAATGGGTTTATCCCTGGATGGATGCTGTAA
- the LOC123226057 gene encoding agamous-like MADS-box protein MADS2 isoform X2, with product MGRGRVELKRIENKINRQVTFAKRRNGLLKKAYELSVLCDAEVALIIFSSRGKLYEFCSSSSMLKTLERYQKCTYGAMEVNKPAEELESSYREYLKLKTRFEALQRTQRNLLGEDLGPLGTKELEQLERQLESSLKLVRSTKTQYMLDQFSDLQNKEQLLIEANRALTVKLEEINAKTQIRSSWEDSEHNISYAPQHPQTQDLYQPIECNPTLQIGYTPVVSDQITATSHAAQQVNGFIPGWML from the exons ATGGGGAGAGGAAGAGTTGAGTTGAAGAGGATAGAGAACAAGATAAACAGGCAAGTCACATTTGCCAAGAGAAGAAATGGGCTGTTGAAGAAAGCTTATGAACTTTCTGTTCTCTGTGATGCTGAAGTCGCCCTCATCATTTTCTCCAGCCGTGGCAAGCTCTATGAGTTCTGCAGCTCCTCTAG CATGCTCAAGACCCTTGAGAGGTACCAGAAATGCACCTATGGTGCGATGGAAGTAAATAAACCAGCCGAGGAACTCGAG AGTAGCTATCGCGAGTACTTGAAACTCAAAACCAGATTTGAGGCCCTCCAGCGAACTCAGAG GAATCTACTGGGGGAAGACTTGGGGCCTCTTGGAACAAAGGAGTTGGAGCAGCTTGAGCGGCAGTTAGAGTCATCCTTAAAGCTTGTTCGATCCACTAAG ACCCAGTATATGCTGGACCAATTCAGTGATCTCCAAAACAAG GAGCAGTTGCTAATTGAAGCCAACCGAGCTTTGACTGTAAAG TTGGAAGAAATCAATGCAAAAACCCAGATTCGCTCATCATGGGAAGACAGTGAGCACAACATTTCATATGCTCCTCAGCATCCTCAGACTCAAGACTTGTACCAGCCCATAGAATGCAATCCCACTTTGCAAATAgg GTACACTCCTGTGGTTTCTGATCAGATAACTGCGACGTCTCATGCTGCCCAGCAAGTGAATGGGTTTATCCCTGGATGGATGCTGTAA
- the LOC123225275 gene encoding probable tRNA (guanine(26)-N(2))-dimethyltransferase 2 isoform X1, whose translation MAMEDLNDYTIIKEGEAEILMYAKNEVFYNKTQVNNRDISIAVLRAFVSKRKQEHEAMLSKRTSEVRVSEKDASKPAAEGAPNESDNNEKPDGETKEPEEISQDEHCGASEEFVKTTERKVQGILRPPRVLEALSASGLRSLRYAREVEGLGQVVALDNDKVSVEACRRNIKFNGSVACSKVESHLADARVYMLTHPREFDVVDLDPYGSPSVFLDSAVQSVVDGGMLMCTATDMAVLCGSSGEVCYSKYGSYPLRGKYCHEMALRILLACIESHANRYKRYIVPVLSVQMDFYVRVFVRVYTSASAMKNTPLKLSYVYQCTGCDSFHLQPLGRTASNKNNSVRYLPGFGPAAPLVCSDCGKKFNMGGPIWSAPIHDQEWVTSILADVHSMKDLYPAYDRISAVLTTISEELPDVPLFLSLHNLCSTLKCTSPSAVIFRSAVINAGYRISGTHVNPLGLKSDAPMDVTWDIMRCWVKNHPVKAQSPDQPGSVILAKEPVLQANFARAVASLSKAQAKKVARFLPNPERHWGPKLRAGRQITSKHISLLGAEVVTGHLNHEDSEEPDTKRQKTEDPIGSS comes from the exons ATGGCAATGGAGGACCTTAATGATTATACTATTATCAAAGAAGGAGAGGCTGAAATTCTTATGTACGCCAAGAATGAAGTGTTTTATAACAAAACCCAG GTCAATAATAGGGACATATCCATTGCCGTTCTGAGGGCATTTGTGTCCAAACGCAAGCAAGAGCATGAAGCTATGTTGTCTAAAAGAACATCAGAAGTGAGAGTGTCAGAAAAGGATGCTTCTAAACCTGCTGCAGAAGGAGCTCCTAATGAATCTGATAATAATGAAAAGCCTGATGGAGAAACTAAAGAACCTGAAGAGATATCCCAAGATGAACATTGTGGCGCTTCAGAAGAATTTGTCAAGACTACAGAGAGAAAAGTTCAAGGCATATTAAGGCCACCGAGAGTTCTTGAG GCTTTATCAGCTTCTGGATTAAGATCTCTAAGATATGCTCGTGAAGTAGAAGGACTTGGTCAAGTTGTGGCCTTAGACAATGATAAAG TGTCTGTTGAAGCTTGTAGGAGAAATATAAAGTTCAATGGTTCAGTGGCATGTTCAAAAGTGGAATCACATCTTGCTGATGCTCGTGTATATATGCTCACCCATCCAAGAGAATTTGATGTG GTTGATCTTGATCCTTATGGTTCACCTTCGGTATTTCTGGACTCTGCAGTTCAATCTGTTGTTGATGGAGGCATGTTGATGTGTACAGCAACTGATATGGCTGTGCTTTGCGGTAGTAGTGGAGAGGTCTGCTACTCCAA GTATGGATCGTATCCACTGAGAGGGAAATATTGCCATGAAATGGCTTTGAGGATCCTCCTAGCATGTATTGAG AGCCATGCAAATCGGTACAAGCGATACATTGTTCCTGTGCTCTCTGTTCAAATGGATTTCTATGTTCGAGTTTTTGTGCGTGTTTACAC TTCAGCAAGTGCAATGAAGAATACTCCCCTCAAACTGTCATATGTATACCAGTGCACTGGTTGTGATTCCTTTCATCTCCAGCCTCTTGGCCGGACTGCCTCCAACAAG AATAACAGTGTAAGATATCTACCTGGGTTTGGTCCTGCTGCTCCTCTAGTTTGCAGTGACTGTGGGAAGAAATTCAATATGGGGGGACCTATATGGTCTGCACCCATTCACGATCAAGAATGGGTAACTTCCATTCTAGCAGATGTGCATTCTATGAAGGATCTATATCCTGCTTATGATCGCATCTCGGCTGTACTGACTACAATTTCAGAG GAGTTGCCTGATGTTCCTCTCTTTCTTAGTCTGCACAACCTCTGCTCGACACTAAAATGCACTTCTCCTTCAGCAGTAATTTTCCGCTCTGCTGTGATCAATGCAGGATATCGTATCTCTGGAACCCATGTGAATCCACTGGGGCTCAAGTCAGATGCTCCCATGGATGTCACTTGGGACATAATGCGTTGCTGG GTCAAAAATCATCCAGTAAAAGCTCAATCACCTGATCAGCCAGGGAGCGTGATACTTGCCAAAGAACCAGTTCTTCAG GCCAACTTTGCGAGAGCAGTTGCATCGCTTAGCAAGGCACAGGCCAAGAAAGTTGCTCGCTTCCTTCCAAATCCTGAAAGGCACTGGGGCCCTAAGCTCAGAGCTGGCCGTCAAATTACAAGCAAGCACATCTCTCTTCTGGGTGCAGAGGTAGTAACTGGACATCTGAACCATGAAGACAGTGAAGAGCCTGACACCAAGCGCCAGAAGACTGAGGATCCGATCGGAAGTTCATGA
- the LOC123225277 gene encoding UDP-arabinopyranose mutase 1-like, with the protein MMAPLECATAAETAALPKGEPQLKDELDIVIPTIRNLDFLEMWRPFFQPYHLIIVQDGDPSKTIKVPDGFDYDLYNRNDINKILGPKASCISFKDSACRCFGYMVSKKKYIFTIDDDCFVAKDPSGKPHNALEQHIKNLLSPSTPFFFNTLYDPFREGADFVRGYPFSLREGVPTAVSHGLWLNIPDYDAPTQLVKPLERNTRFVDMVLTIPKGTLFPMCGMNLAFNRELIGPAMYFGLMGDGQPIGRYDDMWAGWCTKVICDHLGLGVKTGLPYIFHSKASNPFVNLKKEYKGIFWQEDIIPFFQALSIPKECTSVQMCYIELAKQVKEKLSKVDPYFDKLGDAMVTWIEAWDELNRPGASNGKEK; encoded by the exons atgatggCCCCATTGGAGTGTGCTACTGCGGCCGAAACAGCAGCTCTTCCTAAGGGAGAACCCCAGTTGAAAGATGAGTTAGATATTGTGATACCCACCATTAGGAACCTTGATTTCTTGGAGATGTGGAGGCCATTTTTTCAGCCTTATCATCTTATCATTGTTCAAGATGGTGACCCTTCAAAGACCATCAAGGTTCCTGATGGTTTTGATTATGATCTTTATAATCGTAATGACATTAACAAGATTTTGGGTCCTAAGGCCTCTTGCATTTCCTTTAAAGATTCTGCTTGTAGGTGCTTTGGGTATATGGTCTCCAAGAAGAAGTACATCTTCACTATTGATGATGATTGCTTT GTTGCTAAGGATCCATCAGGCAAACCACACAATGCCCTTGAGCAGCACATCAAGAACCTTCTTTCCCCTTCAACTCCATTTTTCTTCAACACTCTATATGACCCCTTTAGAGAAGGAGCAGATTTTGTCCGTGGATACCCTTTCAGTCTCCGGGAAGGTGTCCCAACTGCCGTTTCTCATGGCCTTTGGCTCAACATTCCTGACTATGATGCACCTACGCAACTTGTGAAGCCTCTGGAGAGGAACACTAG GTTTGTGGATATGGTTTTGACCATTCCTAAGGGCACCTTGTTCCCCATGTGTGGTATGAATTTGGCTTTCAACCGTGAGCTCATTGGCCCTGCAATGTACTTTGGTCTCATGGGTGATGGTCAGCCAATCGGACGCTATGATGATATGTGGGCTGGCTGGTGCACCAAG GTGATATGTGACCATTTGGGATTGGGAGTCAAGACTGGTTTGCCTTATATCTTCCACAGCAAAGCTAGCAATCCATTTGTGAACCTAAAGAAGGAGTACAAGGGGATCTTCTGGCAGGAAGACATCATCCCATTCTTCCAAGCTCTTTCTATTCCGAAAGAATGCACCAGTGTTCAAATGTGTTACATAGAACTGGCCAAGCAGGTTAAGGAAAAGCTGAGCAAGGTAGATCCTTACTTTGACAAGCTGGGCGATGCCATGGTGACTTGGATTGAAGCTTGGGATGAGCTCAACAGGCCAGGAGCTTCCAATGGCAAAGAGAAGTAG
- the LOC123226215 gene encoding cytochrome P450 85A-like: protein MAVFMVILAFIFIMLSTCTTLLKWNELRYRKKGLPPGTMGWPVFGETTEFLKQGPNFMKNRRERYGSVFKSHVLGCPTIVSMDPELNRYILMNESKGLVPGYPQSMLDILGKCNIAAVHGSCHRYMRAALLALISPTMIRDQLLPKIDAFMRTHLINWDNKIINIQDKTKEMALLSSLKQIASVESSSVSQKFMPEFFKLVLGTLSLPIDLPSTNYRQGLDARKNIVAMLRQLIEKRRDSQETHQDMLGYLMRSDENRHRLSDEEIIDQIITILYSGYETVSTTSMMAVKFLHDHPRILQELRTEHLAIRERKRPEDPIEWNDLKSMRFTRAVIFETSRLATIVNGVMRKTTEEMELNGFVIPEGWRIYVYTREMNYDPYIYPDPLAFNPGRWLDKSLESQNYLFIFGGGTRQCPGKELGIAEISTFLHYFVTRYRWNDVGGDKLMKFPRVEAPNGLHIRVSSY from the exons ACTACCTTGTTGAAATGGAATGAGCTCAGATATAGAAAGAAAGGTCTCCCTCCTGGTACAATGGGCTGGCCTGTCTTTGGTGAGACTACTGAGTTTCTTAAGCAAGGTCCAAACTTCATGAAAAACCGAAGAGAAAG GTATGGCAGTGTCTTCAAATCCCACGTTCTGGGTTGTCCTACAATTGTGTCAATGGATCCAGAGCTGAACAGATACATCTTAATGAATGAATCAAAGGGCCTTGTTCCTGGCTACCCTCAATCCATGCTTGATATCTTAGGCAAATGTAACATTGCAGCCGTTCATGGGTCCTGTCACAGATATATGAGAGCAGCATTGCTTGCTCTCATTAGTCCCACCATGATCCGGGACCAACTTTTGCCTAAAATCGATGCCTTCATGAGAACTCATCTCATAAATTGGGATAACAAAATCATTAACATTCAAGATAAAACCAAAGAG ATGGCACTTCTTTCTTCACTTAAGCAGATTGCCAGTGTAGAATCTAGCTCAGTATCTCAGAAATTCATGCCTGAGTTCTTTAAGTTGGTTTTAGGAACTCTGTCACTGCCGATAGACCTGCCTAGCACAAACTATCGCCAAGGTTTAGAT GCTAGGAAAAATATTGTAGCCATGTTGAGACAGCTGATAGAAAAGAGAAGAGATTCTCAGGAAACCCACCAAGACATGCTTGGTTACTTGATGAGAAGTGATGAAAATAGACACAGATTAAGTGATGAAGAGATTATTGATCAGATAATTACTATTTTGTATTCTGGTTATGAGACTGTGTCAACAACTTCGATGATGGCTGTCAAGTTTTTACATGATCATCCAAGAATCCTTCAAGAGCTAAGA ACAGAACATTTAGCAATTAGAGAAAGGAAAAGGCCAGAGGATCCAATTGAATGGAATGACCTTAAATCAATGAGATTCACTAGAGCA GTGATCTTTGAGACCTCAAGATTAGCTACAATAGTTAACGGGGTTATGAGAAAAACCACAGAAGAAATGGAACTTAACG GATTTGTGATTCCAGAAGGATGGAGAATTTATGTTTATACCAGAGAGATGAACTACGACCCATATATATATCCAGATCCATTAGCCTTCAATCCCGGGAGATGGCTG GATAAGAGTTTAGAGTCTcaaaactatttatttatatttggaGGGGGCACCAGGCAATGTCCTGGAAAGGAACTTGGAATAGCAGAGATTTCAACTTTCCTTCACTACTTTGTAACTAGATACAG GTGGAATGACGTTGGAGGAGATAAACTGATGAAATTTCCGAGAGTTGAAGCACCAAATGGACTACATATCAGAGTCTCATCTTACTGA
- the LOC123225275 gene encoding probable tRNA (guanine(26)-N(2))-dimethyltransferase 2 isoform X2, which produces MAMEDLNDYTIIKEGEAEILMYAKNEVFYNKTQVNNRDISIAVLRAFVSKRKQEHEAMLSKRTSEVRVSEKDASKPAAEGAPNESDNNEKPDGETKEPEEISQDEHCGASEEFVKTTERKVQGILRPPRVLEALSASGLRSLRYAREVEGLGQVVALDNDKACRRNIKFNGSVACSKVESHLADARVYMLTHPREFDVVDLDPYGSPSVFLDSAVQSVVDGGMLMCTATDMAVLCGSSGEVCYSKYGSYPLRGKYCHEMALRILLACIESHANRYKRYIVPVLSVQMDFYVRVFVRVYTSASAMKNTPLKLSYVYQCTGCDSFHLQPLGRTASNKNNSVRYLPGFGPAAPLVCSDCGKKFNMGGPIWSAPIHDQEWVTSILADVHSMKDLYPAYDRISAVLTTISEELPDVPLFLSLHNLCSTLKCTSPSAVIFRSAVINAGYRISGTHVNPLGLKSDAPMDVTWDIMRCWVKNHPVKAQSPDQPGSVILAKEPVLQANFARAVASLSKAQAKKVARFLPNPERHWGPKLRAGRQITSKHISLLGAEVVTGHLNHEDSEEPDTKRQKTEDPIGSS; this is translated from the exons ATGGCAATGGAGGACCTTAATGATTATACTATTATCAAAGAAGGAGAGGCTGAAATTCTTATGTACGCCAAGAATGAAGTGTTTTATAACAAAACCCAG GTCAATAATAGGGACATATCCATTGCCGTTCTGAGGGCATTTGTGTCCAAACGCAAGCAAGAGCATGAAGCTATGTTGTCTAAAAGAACATCAGAAGTGAGAGTGTCAGAAAAGGATGCTTCTAAACCTGCTGCAGAAGGAGCTCCTAATGAATCTGATAATAATGAAAAGCCTGATGGAGAAACTAAAGAACCTGAAGAGATATCCCAAGATGAACATTGTGGCGCTTCAGAAGAATTTGTCAAGACTACAGAGAGAAAAGTTCAAGGCATATTAAGGCCACCGAGAGTTCTTGAG GCTTTATCAGCTTCTGGATTAAGATCTCTAAGATATGCTCGTGAAGTAGAAGGACTTGGTCAAGTTGTGGCCTTAGACAATGATAAAG CTTGTAGGAGAAATATAAAGTTCAATGGTTCAGTGGCATGTTCAAAAGTGGAATCACATCTTGCTGATGCTCGTGTATATATGCTCACCCATCCAAGAGAATTTGATGTG GTTGATCTTGATCCTTATGGTTCACCTTCGGTATTTCTGGACTCTGCAGTTCAATCTGTTGTTGATGGAGGCATGTTGATGTGTACAGCAACTGATATGGCTGTGCTTTGCGGTAGTAGTGGAGAGGTCTGCTACTCCAA GTATGGATCGTATCCACTGAGAGGGAAATATTGCCATGAAATGGCTTTGAGGATCCTCCTAGCATGTATTGAG AGCCATGCAAATCGGTACAAGCGATACATTGTTCCTGTGCTCTCTGTTCAAATGGATTTCTATGTTCGAGTTTTTGTGCGTGTTTACAC TTCAGCAAGTGCAATGAAGAATACTCCCCTCAAACTGTCATATGTATACCAGTGCACTGGTTGTGATTCCTTTCATCTCCAGCCTCTTGGCCGGACTGCCTCCAACAAG AATAACAGTGTAAGATATCTACCTGGGTTTGGTCCTGCTGCTCCTCTAGTTTGCAGTGACTGTGGGAAGAAATTCAATATGGGGGGACCTATATGGTCTGCACCCATTCACGATCAAGAATGGGTAACTTCCATTCTAGCAGATGTGCATTCTATGAAGGATCTATATCCTGCTTATGATCGCATCTCGGCTGTACTGACTACAATTTCAGAG GAGTTGCCTGATGTTCCTCTCTTTCTTAGTCTGCACAACCTCTGCTCGACACTAAAATGCACTTCTCCTTCAGCAGTAATTTTCCGCTCTGCTGTGATCAATGCAGGATATCGTATCTCTGGAACCCATGTGAATCCACTGGGGCTCAAGTCAGATGCTCCCATGGATGTCACTTGGGACATAATGCGTTGCTGG GTCAAAAATCATCCAGTAAAAGCTCAATCACCTGATCAGCCAGGGAGCGTGATACTTGCCAAAGAACCAGTTCTTCAG GCCAACTTTGCGAGAGCAGTTGCATCGCTTAGCAAGGCACAGGCCAAGAAAGTTGCTCGCTTCCTTCCAAATCCTGAAAGGCACTGGGGCCCTAAGCTCAGAGCTGGCCGTCAAATTACAAGCAAGCACATCTCTCTTCTGGGTGCAGAGGTAGTAACTGGACATCTGAACCATGAAGACAGTGAAGAGCCTGACACCAAGCGCCAGAAGACTGAGGATCCGATCGGAAGTTCATGA